A stretch of the Musa acuminata AAA Group cultivar baxijiao chromosome BXJ2-7, Cavendish_Baxijiao_AAA, whole genome shotgun sequence genome encodes the following:
- the LOC135616221 gene encoding anthranilate O-methyltransferase 2-like, translating to MGKGIEGILHMVGGAGDTSYASNSKLQEKVLHMAKPILEEGIRGVYMSLLPERMAVVDLGCSSGPNTLEVVSEVLDVIGKLRRSLGRQEMQEILFFLNDLPGNDFNHVFRSLGDYKRKVEEEKGKLLVPYYVVGVPGSFYGRLFPCRSVHFFNASCCLNWLSQVPEGEQGVPLNNKNIYVSETSPLEVVKAYQDQHQRDLSGFLRCRHAELSYGARMVLSFLGRKGSYPPSGDVGYFYGLLAEALSALVSQGIIEEDKLVTFNLPYYAPSMEEVKAVIHREDLFDLEQARIFEANWNPFDDSDDDSAAFDSIASGKNVAGYVRAAFQPLIEEHFGDAILDELFSIYAANVSRHLLQQKSKHYLFVISLKKKKKEEEEADGDGAAAW from the exons atgggcaagGGGATAGAAGGAATCCTTCACATGGTCGGAGGAGCTGGGGATACCAGCTACGCCTCCAATTCTAAGCTTCAG GAGAAGGTACTTCACATGGCGAAGCCAATACTGGAGGAGGGAATAAGAGGGGTTTACATGTCGCTGCTCCCCGAGAGGATGGCGGTGGTCGACTTAGGTTGTTCCTCGGGCCCTAACACTTTGGAGGTGGTCTCCGAGGTGCTCGACGTGATTGGCAAGCTACGGCGGAGCCTGGGACGTCAGGAGATGCAGGAGATCCTGTTCTTCTTGAATGACCTCCCGGGGAATGACTTCAATCACGTCTTCCGGTCTCTGGGAGATTACAAGAGGAAggtcgaggaggagaaggggaagctgCTGGTGCCATACTACGTCGTGGGAGTTCCAGGCTCCTTCTACGGCAGGCTTTTCCCTTGTCGAAGTGTCCACTTCTTCAACGCTTCCTGTTGTCTCAACTGGCTCTCTCAG GTTCCTGAAGGTGAACAGGGAGTTCCACTCAACAATAAGAACATCTATGTTTCAGAGACAAGCCCACTGGAAGTTGTTAAAGCATATCAAGACCAACACCAAAGAGACTTGTCAGGGTTCCTTAGGTGCCGTCATGCAGAACTAAGCTACGGAGCAAGAATGGTATTGTCATTTCTAGGAAGGAAAGGGAGTTATCCACCCTCGGGAGATGTGGGATACTTTTACGGCCTGTTAGCCGAAGCCCTGAGTGCTTTGGTGTCACAG GGAATCATAGAGGAGGACAAACTGGTGACCTTCAATTTGCCGTATTATGCACCTTCCATGGAAGAAGTAAAGGCAGTGATCCATAGGGAAGACCTGTTTGATTTAGAACAAGCACGGATCTTTGAGGCTAATTGGAACCCGTTTGATGACTCGGATGATGATTCCGCTGCATTCGACAGTATAGCAAGCGGAAAGAACGTCGCAGGATATGTGAGAGCAGCGTTTCAACCCTTGATTGAAGAGCATTTCGGGGATGCCATACTGGATGAGTTATTCTCTATATATGCAGCCAATGTCTCCAGGCATCTCCTTCAACAGAAAAGTAAGCACTACCTATTTGTCATttccttgaagaagaagaagaaggaggaggaggaggctgacGGCGATGGTGCTGCGGCTTGGTGA